A single window of Plasmodium malariae genome assembly, chromosome: 8 DNA harbors:
- the SEC22 gene encoding protein transport protein SEC22, putative: MCDVVLLCRVSDGMTLVETNSETKNVSHKLELKKLCKKLQTFPNLSTVTSNQFNYHFLIDNGIAYIAVFPVTYPKKLAFLFLNDICKHFNEELMILYGTHSIDYRSIIETIEKPYSFIKFDRKITKIKQEYKDPRSNIAIKKLNESLNEVSSIMKKNIDDILLRGENLEDVGRKAFNLKHESEKFKKVSRVLSLRYTLYQYGIFISIIFFFFLIILFKYYF; encoded by the exons atgtgcGATGTGGTACTACTGTGTAGAGTTAGCGATGGAATGACTTTGGTTGAAACGAACAGTGAGACAAAAAATGTATCTCATaaattagaattaaaaaaattgtgtaaAAAACTGCAGACATTTCCAAATTTATCAACTGTAACGTCTAATCAGTTCAATTATCA ctttCTTATTGATAATGGAATAGCCTATATAGCAGTGTTTCCTGTAACTTACCCAAAAAAATTagcctttttatttttgaacgATATTTGTAAACATTTTAATGAAG AATTGATGATACTGTATGGAACACATTCAATAGATTATAGATCAATTATAGAAACTATTGAAAAACCCTATTCCTTCATAAAATTCG atagaaaaattacaaaGATAAAACAGGAATATAAAGACCCGCGTTCTAACATcgcaataaaaaaactaaatgAAAGCCTCAACGAAGTCAGTAgcattatgaaaaaaaatatagatgaCATCCTGCTTAGAGGGGAAAATTTGGAAG ACGTTGGGAGGAAAGCCTTCAATTTGAAACACGAATCTGAAAAG tttaaaaAAGTTTCAAGAGTTTTAAGTCTAAGATATACTTTGTATCAGTATGGAATCTTCATTtcgataattttttttttttttttaataatactttttaaatattatttttaa
- the PmUG01_08035900 gene encoding CPW-WPC family protein, putative — MKKIFILHICVFIIFMNCSGKLKSENENKKKITNGASGERKISKYNYGSLKKKFNIENKEEKENQSIMEHISDNVSQNSEEEEELKNKNGGSYNSHPNDEHPYDEYTKCINTIEKEFKDKENSEYLKMKEELEKLCLKKKAEDEEKKKEEEKRKLQRDMQNNATEKEKQNREIISQLGLSSKLVISNEILSESLSEVKNCLRNYREKCPLNWELSKDNTDYCTAPESYIGPCGKQIHNDVDISEKMRIEKKCFVFWKCDNNCIQDFENSTCPLDWVIMDEEYCIAPDNYVGNCLNKINFLNMSNKEKSIYSNLCDIKWPCKEKCEHDYSVLCPDRWIEGNNGYCFPTNSYNGNCKGKIYLKHLNKIMKQTYEQKCQFSYPCINSCEKNYDDLCPNSWLSINENECAPSEYYNGNCKENYIFKNKNQEEKKLFEKLCDVSYSCIKKCKRDYSFNCPIGWKETLSFCLAPISYKHSCNKMMKKNMNVQEKTEISKKCNVFWPCSNYEILLKNLINSNISEEDYLSVVNGPVDNVTGSVIYV, encoded by the coding sequence atgaagaaaatttttatactcCACATTTgcgtttttataatttttatgaactgTTCAGGAAAGTTGAAATCAgagaatgaaaataaaaaaaaaattacaaatggCGCAAGTGGTGAGCggaaaataagtaaatataattatggatccttaaaaaaaaaattcaacaTAGAAAACAAGGAGGAAAAGGAAAACCAAAGTATTATGGAACATATCTCGGATAACGTAAGTCAAAATagtgaagaagaagaagaattaaaaaacaaaaatgggGGATCATATAATTCTCATCCCAATGATGAACATCCATACGATGAGTATAcaaaatgcataaatacaATTGAGAAAGAATTTAAGGATAAAGAAAATagtgaatatttaaaaatgaaagaggaattagaaaaattatgtttaaaaaaaaaagctgaagatgaggaaaaaaaaaaggaggaagaaaaaaggaaattacaAAGGGATATGCAAAATAATGCtacagaaaaagaaaaacaaaacagaGAAATCATATCACAGTTAGGCTTATCTAGTAAACTTGTAATATCGAACGAAATTTTGAGTGAATCATTATCAgaagtaaaaaattgtttacgAAATTATAGAGAAAAATGTCCGCTTAACTGGGAACTAAGTAAAGATAATACTGATTATTGTACTGCCCCTGAATCTTACATAGGACCATGTGGAAAACAAATCCATAATGATGTTGATATAAGTGAAAAAATGaggatagaaaaaaaatgctttGTATTTTGGAAATGTGATAATAATTGTATTCAAGATTTTGAAAATTCAACATGTCCATTAGATTGGGTAATAATGGATGAAGAATATTGCATAGCACCAGATAATTATGTAGGaaattgtttaaataaaataaatttcttaaatatgagtaataaagaaaaatctATCTACTCAAATTTATGTGATATTAAATGGCCATGCAAGGAAAAATGTGAACATGATTACTCTGTTCTATGTCCAGATAGATGGATTGAAGGAAATAATGGATACTGTTTCCCAACAAATAGTTATAATGGAAATtgtaaaggaaaaatatacttgaaacatttgaacaaaataatgaaacaaacatatgaacaaaaatgtCAATTCAGTTATCCTTGTATTAATTCATGTGAAAAAAACTATGACGATTTATGTCCTAACTCGTGGTTATCAATTAACGAAAATGAATGTGCTCCATCCGAATATTATAATGGTAATTGCAAagagaattatatattcaaaaataaaaatcaagaagaaaaaaaactatttgaaaaattgtgTGATGTATCTTATTCTtgcattaaaaaatgtaagagGGATTATTCCTTTAATTGCCCAATCGGATGGAAAGAAACTCTAAGTTTCTGTTTAGCTCCTATATCATATAAACACAGCTGTAacaaaatgatgaaaaaaaatatgaacgtacaagaaaaaacagaaatTAGCAAAAAATGTAATGTCTTTTGGCCTTGTTCAAACTAtgaaattcttttaaaaaatttaattaatagcAATATCTCGGAAGAAGATTATCTGTCCGTTGTGAATGGTCCCGTCGATAATGTAACGGGTTCGGTGATTTATGtgtaa